A stretch of the bacterium genome encodes the following:
- the thiL gene encoding thiamine-phosphate kinase, with protein MKIKDIGEFGLIERIHAKAGRNSYPVVIGIGDDASVLDVGPRKQIVTTTDMLVEGVHFLRDSIDPFDLGFKSHAVNLSDIAAMGATPAQSFLSFGLPPDMEVETIDTFMDGFMEVGEGVPLSGGDTVSSPQGWLISVTVIGTAPAGRVLRRDSAVPGETIWLCGPVGDSAAGLSILLGQTTKVDEQGAQFLIKSHNRPLPQVRMGRILLEAGISHCAIDVSDGLLQDLGHICKRSKVSAVLELESIPLSTPIRKLASANDLDPYRWALRGGEDYSLLFTVKPENEKKLMRVLEKEEIAAVPIGRTVPGKGVRVLRDGSEVETGPDGGFDHFRKSRET; from the coding sequence ATGAAGATCAAAGATATAGGCGAATTCGGTCTCATCGAAAGGATCCACGCAAAGGCGGGCCGCAATTCCTATCCTGTCGTGATCGGGATCGGTGACGACGCATCTGTACTCGACGTCGGCCCCCGCAAACAGATCGTCACGACCACAGACATGCTTGTTGAGGGCGTACATTTTCTCAGGGATTCCATCGACCCCTTCGACCTGGGGTTCAAATCCCATGCGGTGAACCTCAGCGATATCGCCGCTATGGGCGCCACACCTGCCCAATCCTTCCTTTCCTTCGGGCTCCCTCCGGACATGGAGGTAGAAACTATCGACACCTTCATGGATGGATTCATGGAAGTGGGGGAGGGTGTCCCTCTTTCTGGCGGCGACACTGTATCCTCCCCTCAAGGATGGCTTATCAGTGTAACGGTAATTGGTACCGCTCCCGCCGGGAGAGTATTGCGAAGAGATTCTGCTGTGCCGGGGGAAACGATCTGGCTGTGCGGTCCGGTGGGGGATTCAGCCGCAGGCCTTTCCATCCTCCTGGGTCAAACCACGAAGGTGGACGAACAGGGTGCCCAATTCCTTATTAAAAGTCACAACAGGCCGCTGCCTCAGGTCCGGATGGGAAGGATCTTGCTGGAAGCCGGCATTTCACACTGTGCCATTGATGTGAGTGACGGGCTTCTCCAGGATCTGGGTCATATCTGTAAACGCAGCAAGGTGAGTGCCGTACTGGAACTGGAGAGTATCCCGCTGAGTACCCCTATCAGGAAACTTGCCTCGGCTAACGACCTGGACCCCTACAGGTGGGCGCTCAGGGGAGGTGAGGATTACAGCCTTTTGTTCACGGTAAAACCTGAAAATGAAAAGAAGTTGATGAGGGTCCTTGAAAAAGAAGAGATCGCGGCTGTTCCCATTGGTCGTACGGTACCGGGAAAGGGTGTGCGTGTCCTCAGGGATGGCTCTGAAGTGGAGACCGGACCGGATGGCGGGTTTGATCATTTCAGAAAAAGCCGTGAAACGTGA